A stretch of the Ptychodera flava strain L36383 chromosome 18, AS_Pfla_20210202, whole genome shotgun sequence genome encodes the following:
- the LOC139117408 gene encoding FYVE and coiled-coil domain-containing protein 1-like has product MAESQHPKIIQDLKECIQELKRDYRDSQIPITDDNTTLHKLCAKLELLLRTNRKEKSSLLGGKKDFWDYFYSSLYKVKGLNEGIRFVKSMPELRTSLGKGRAFIRYSLVQQRLADTMQQCVMNGKVTSDWYTPKSVLLNHKHSSALVSDMYDLNEIQFDLSPTGYDLDSSWPTFARKSFGTSAHGLWQAPSRSSSISSLTSYTSQQNDSFAPGSPHSSLKQTIDEEKYSALQIELDQSEINIQQLQQRNEQLETEREEMKLLALDTETRLADVTSQFQKKIQEMEYQVSRAASDLEEKRKLWNEEKDSLRSRLEDAESMNSDLYVRIDALNKQHQSREKVFADIENDLKERLKATDESNVELSVESKGLKQQLEIIENEMKKKQEQMKEVEEKLLSSESKQQDLIARMEGLVNEKDVKASDHFDSANKAHELVGKMMETEKLNVELKGQNDEMNRQLKILQDRITEMESTNRDQMKLLQNQLEEKEKSLSQLNEELRAKLEEAEKLQGDMRIENQNLTESSEKLQKIVDAKDEELETVKLEMQASADLSRKTLEELNGKIGELQTELESNRSSSASEVERLTARVAELEERNNKTSPLCEESPIEVTVGKVVESDMQMSCDETDSGSTHFKISNDELTENLSVKEAELQRVKSELDELRTLIDSAHAEGSESELQQLSENVHESNQQTADRLLSSIIELHKLHDAQKTLESNNAELKNGIKELEQTCNKYRDELEESNTKIKDLNTHVSQMEKSEISLQTTLQEKTTEFEELQEKYQALEIDKQSLEKRTVELQEIASTKESKITELERQYEELEKAMSDISIENDCLKKEKDEMNERMASQEREVAEKVIKKDAELVELMEREEEFQTELRESRLYREKIEAEQLQQTGKLQQTENELKSQQQRFVEEKTALEEQVESLREACEEERLNTQKLQVTLEDLRRVHEENLSQEQVFEERKQQISKEYEDKVTFLKQQFKSIKDDIQTELDSKSSELEQLKEQFDLLLKEKNEISDKNDLLNSQISDVNEQCEVLRRERSEIEEKLEQNNADAAIKIAEVKLETDELVQNLNTVTLERDDLHRQLTSLQKSTAETDDLLKSKDEKIQAMQEEANDVKATMETEISSLQFQLSSETMQYQQQINAYAGQAIEMVAMRDKVAENEQLLAHLGETLETTKKEWKQESEALSKDLKKKTAILSAKEEECKNLHSEIDKITSKLEEEKRATKEEQGKVKKYELELENFEKKKEEEMSQLESDNEELKKRLIKLIRDKDNLWQKTDWLAHQQKLQAAERWLDDKEVNNCMQCQTEFSLTVRRHHCRLCGRIFCHNCSNNWIMTKHSSKKSRACLTCFAKFQHQQEGGIMDTSVVDNSDEEIDPAILKGRFGRFGSQSETSSTATSPDEEYSRSNSRNSFVTASSGVMSPLSDDAKDITKSTSHNSLAEMDEEVTTETDGEQSQSASSLLHEGRKVNPGATAVMTTGDDSMTTETAHEADSSRDDVFDVIGEDEIALSKEAEVEDNNETKEQAENKSTLGNSLEVKEESLTSSLVMSAEQLESFSEESYEEWIKAGKSYAVPVKVDKPGVVLCWEFSTEPKDIAFSVTYKESEETILKESQVLIPLFRCNSHRQSVQGELIAKQAGIYTLIFDNSFSRFTSKKARYKLQIKRPGP; this is encoded by the exons CTGCGTACATCACTGGGCAAAGGTAGGGCTTTCATCAGATACAGTCTGGTCCAACAGAGATTGGCTGATACCATGCAACAATGTGTCATGAATGGAAAAGTTACAAG TGATTGGTACACACCCAAGTCAGTGTTGCTGAACCACAAACATAGCTCAGCTCTGGTCAGTGACATGTATGACCTCAATGAAATCCAGTTTGACCTTTCACCTACGGGGTATGACCTCGATAGTAGTTGGCCAACTTTTGCAAG GAAATCTTTTGGAACATCAGCACATGGTCTATGGCAAGCACCAAGCAGATCATCAAGTATTAGCAGTCTCACCAGTTATACTTCACAG CAAAATGACAGTTTTGCACCGGGCAGTCCACACTCAAGCCTGAAGCAAACAATTGATGAAGAGAAATACTCAGCACTGCAGATAGAACTGGATCAAAGCGAAATAAACATACAGCAACTCCAGCAAAGAAACGAACAACTGGAAACAGAACGTGAAGAAATGAAACTACTGGCACTGGACACAGAGACAAGACTGGCAGATGTCACATCtcaatttcaaaagaagattCAGGAAATGGAATACCAGGTTTCAAGGGCTGCCAGTGATCTGGAAGAGAAGAGAAAACTTTGGAATGAGGAGAAGGATAGTTTGAGAAGCCGGCTTGAAGACGCTGAGAGTATGAACAGCGATCTGTATGTGAGGATTGATGCTCTGAATAAACAACACCAGAGTCGTGAGAAAGTGTTTGCCGACATTGAAAATGACCTGAAGGAGAGACTGAAAGCTACTGACGAGAGCAATGTTGAATTGTCCGTGGAAAGCAAAGGCCTGAAACAACAGTTGGAAATTATCGAGAATGAAATGAAGAAGAAACAGGAACAGATGAAGGAAGTGGAGGAGAAATTGCTGAGTTCTGAGAGTAAACAACAGGACCTGATTGCTAGGATGGAGGGACTTGTCAACGAAAAGGACGTCAAAGCGTCTGATCATTTTGACTCGGCAAACAAAGCTCATGAACTTGTCGGCAAGATGATGGAAACAGAAAAACTAAATGTAGAGTTGAAAGGTCAGAATGACGAGATGAACAGGCAGCTGAAAATTCTCCAGGATAGAATCACAGAGATGGAAAGTACAAACAGGGATCAGATGAAACTATTACAAAACCAACTCGAGGAAAAAGAGAAGTCTCTTTCACAATTAAATGAAGAGTTAAGGGCAAAGCTGGAAGAAGCAGAGAAATTGCAGGGAGACATGAGAatcgaaaatcaaaatttgaccGAATCTTCAGAGAAGCTGCAGAAAATTGTTGATGCCAAAGATGAGGAGCTTGAAACGGTGAAACTGGAAATGCAAGCATCGGCTGATTTGTCCAGAAAAACACTAGAAGAGTTGAATGGAAAAATTGGTGAACTCCAAACAGAGCTAGAATCAAACAGATCTTCCAGTGCCTCAGAAGTTGAAAGATTAACAGCCAGAGTTGCTGAACTGGAggaaagaaataacaaaacatcTCCTCTTTGTGAGGAGTCTCCAATAGAGGTTACTGTTGGCAAAGTTGTTGAatcagatatgcaaatgagttgtgATGAAACTGACAGTGGCAGCacgcatttcaaaatttcaaatgatgAACTTACTGAAAACTTGTCAGTCAAAGAAGCTGAATTGCAGCGAGTGAAATCTGAACTTGACGAACTGAGAACGTTGATTGATTCAGCGCATGCAGAGGGTTCTGAATCCGAGCTTCAACAGTTGTCAGAAAATGTTCATGAAAGCAATCAACAAACTGCAGACAGACTTCTCAGTTCCATTATTGAACTTCATAAATTACATGATGCTCAAAAGACTTTGGAGAGTAACAATGCTGAATTGAAAAATGGGATCAAAGAACTTGAACAGACATGCAACAAATACCGGGATGAGCTAGAGGAATCCAACACCAAGATAAAAGATTTAAACACACATGTTAGTCAGAtggaaaaatctgaaatctCATTGCAGACAACTTTACAGGAGAAAACAACAGAATTTGAAGAACTTCAAGAGAAATACCAAGCCTTAGAAATTGATAAACAAAGCTTAGAAAAGAGGACTGTTGAACTTCAAGAAATTGCCAGTACTAAAGAGTCAAAGATTACAGAATTAGAGAGACAGTATGAGGAGCTTGAAAAAGCCATGTCAGACATTAGCATTGAGAATGATTGTCTGAAGAAAGAGAAAGATGAAATGAATGAAAGGATGGCATCTCAAGAAAGGGAGGTTGCAGAAAAGGTCATCAAGAAAGATGCTGAACTTGTTGAACTGATGgagagagaagaagaatttcaaACGGAATTGAGAGAGTCCAGGTTGTACAGGGAGAAAATTGAAGCTGAGCAGCTACAACAAACTGGAAAACTCCAACAAACAGAAAATGAGCTGAAATCACAGCAGCAAAGATTTGTCGAAGAAAAAACTGCATTAGAAGAACAGGTAGAATCTCTTAGGGAGGCCTGTGAAGAAGAAAGACTAAATACACAGAAATTACAAGTCACCTTGGAAGACTTGAGGAGAGTTCACGAGGAGAACTTATCTCAAGAGCAGGTGTTTGAAGAGAGAAAACAACAAATCAGCAAAGAGTATGAGGACAAAGTGACATTTCTGAAACAGCAGTTCAAGTCTATCAAAGATGACATTCAGACAGAGTTAGACAGTAAGTCCAGTGAGCTGGAACAACTCAAAGAGCAATTTGACTTGCTTCTgaaggagaaaaatgaaatcagtGATAAAAACGATCTCTTGAATTCTCAAATATCAGATGTTAATGAGCAATGTGAAGTATTGAGGAGAGAAAGGTCAGAAATTGAGGAGAAACTGGAGCAGAACAATGCTGACGCTGCCATTAAGATTGCTGAGGTCAAACTTGAAACTGATGAACTTGTCCAAAATCTCAACACTGTCACTCTGGAGAGAGATGACCTCCATAGGCAGCTGACATCCCTGCAGAAGTCCACGGCCGAAACTGATGACCTGTTGAAAAGTAAAGATGAGAAAATCCAAGCCATGCAAGAGGAGGCAAATGATGTGAAAGCAACCATGGAAACGGAGATATCATCACTACAATTTCAACTAAGCTCTGAAACCATGCAATATCAACAACAGATTAAT GCGTATGCTGGCCAGGCTATTGAAATGGTAGCCATGAGAGATAAAGTAGCTGAAAATGAACAACTTCTAGCCCACCTAGGTGAGACATTAGAAACAACCAAAAAGGAATGGAAGCAGGAAAGTGAGGCTCTGAGCAAAGAT TTGAAAAAGAAAACAGCCATACTGTCAGCCAAGGAAGAAGAGtgcaaaaatttgcatagtgaaATTGACAAG aTTACTTCAAAACTTGAAGAGGAAAAGAGAGCCACCAAGGAAGAACAG GGAAAAGTGAAAAAGTATGAATTggaacttgaaaactttgagaaaaagaaagaagaggAAATGTCGCAGCTGGAGAGTGACAATGAAGAGTTGAAGAAAAGACTTATAAAACTCATCAG AGATAAGGATAATTTGTGGCAGAAAACAGACTGGCTGGCACACCAGCAGAAGTTACAGGCAGCAGAAAGATGGCTTGATGACAAAGAG GTCAATAACTGTATGCAGTGTCAGACAGAGTTTTCCCTGACTGTCAGACGCCATCATTGCAGACTCTGTGGAAGGATATTCTGTCATAATTGTTCAAATAATTGGATTATGACCAAACACAGCAG CAAAAAATCCCGAGCATGCCTGACTTGTTTTGCCAAATTCCAACATCAACAAGAAGGAGGCATCATGGACACCTCAGTAGTTGACAACAGTGATGAAGAAATTGACCCTGCCATCTTGAAAGGGCGATTTGGAAGATTTGGAAGCCAGTCAGAAACGTCTTCCACGGCAACCTCTCCGGATGAGGAGTACAGCAGAAGCAACAGCCGTAACTCTTTTGTGACAGCTTCCAGTGGTGTGATGTCACCGCTCTCTGATGATGCCAAAGATATCACAAAGAGTACAAGTCATAATAGCCTGGCTGAAATGGATGAGGAAGTCACCACGGAAACAGATGGAGAGCAGTCTCAATCTGCATCATCTCTTCTCCATGAGGGGAGGAAAGTCAACCCAGGTGCTACTGCTGTCATGACAACAGGAGATGATAGCATGACCACGGAGACAGCACATGAAGCAGACTCTAGCAGAGATGATGTCTTTGATGTGATTGGTGAAGATGAAATCGCTCTTTCTAAAGAAGCAGAAGTAGAAGATAACAATGAAACCAAAGAGCAGGCTGAGAACAAGAGTACATTAGGAAACAGTCTTGAAGTTAAAGAAGAGAG CCTGACCAGCAGTCTTGTGATGTCAGCAGAGCAGCTTGAGAGCTTTTCTGAGGAAAGCTATGAAGAGTGGATCAAAGCAGGAAAGAGTTATGCCGTCCCGGTGAAAGTTGACAAGCCGGGAGTTGTATTATGCTGGGAATTCAGTACTGAACCTAAG GATATCGCGTTCAGTGTGACATACAAGGAAAGTGAAGAGACAATTCTGAAAGAGAGTCAGGTACTGATACCACTGTTTAGATGCAACTCACACAGACAGTCTGTGCAAGGTGAATTGATTGCCAAGCAGGCAGGCATCTATACATTAATATTTGACAACTCATTCTCAAG GTTTACCTCCAAGAAGGCAAGATACAAACTTCAGATTAAACGACCAGGACCTTGA